One window of the Cryptomeria japonica chromosome 7, Sugi_1.0, whole genome shotgun sequence genome contains the following:
- the LOC131062365 gene encoding protein SUPPRESSOR OF npr1-1, CONSTITUTIVE 1-like yields the protein MALQKEVQRAKPLHVAKYPVALDKLVHDLESVQPTIPSWIPLQNMQCLRISNGRFKRLWQQDEEAPSGMKQLEICGTLLEGYPDFLGISTHVEKEFNEVQRMSKMKSLMVKTCRRFSGSLATNSASKSSVKAQLNGGQKSATAKAPLNLLEDLVISEQENIEKIILDGNYCPNLQFLELYSVRNLIEVQFTRVETLNYLNISKCGYLKVLSVTSDLTELEELSITASCPMLEEPNLGHLSCLKKIRITDFNMNSVPGMFSFKMLVELNLSRCPNLHELCLAHLSWLEKLTVHHCDDLKKSITIDRSVKVKCFELNDCKNLETVPGISFEMIQVLKICGCPELKNFPVICCRRCLELIIIDGCGNLKSLTLTDCAILNGVSGNLDLAGLSRLSISDYPMLKLLPSLGHLIYLEEIRILRCASLQNMTLPATLKRLELNSCRELKVTLGISVLTKLTELNIKTCPQLRFE from the exons TGTACAGCCAACAATTCCTTCATGGATTCCGCTTCAAAATATGCAGTGTTTGAGAATCAGTAATGGACGTTTCAAAAGATTGTGGCAGCAAGATGAAGAG GCTCCATCAGGAATGAAACAGCTGGAGATTTGCGGAACTCTTTTAGAAGGGTATCCAGATTTCTTAGGAATATCAACTCATGTGGAAAAGGAATTCAACGAGGTTCAACGCATGTCAAAAATGAAGTCATTGATGGTGAAGACATGTAGAAGATTTTCAGGCTCCCTCGCTACGAATTCTGCTAGTAAGTCTTCTGTTAAGGCCCAATTGAACGGTGGCCAAAAGTCTGCTACGGCTAAGGCCCCATTGAACTTGCTTGAAGATCTAGTAATCAGCGAGcaagaaaacatagaaaaaatTATACTTGACGGAAATTATTGTCCAAACCTTCAATTCTTGGAACTTTATTCCGTTAGAAATCTTATTGAAGTGCAATTTACAAGAGTTGAAACATTAAATTATCTTAATATTAGCAAGTGTGGATATCTCAAAGTTTTGTCAGTGACATCTGATCTTACAGAACTTGAAGAATTGAGCATTACTGCATCATGCCCAATGCTGGAGGAGCCAAATCTTGGCCATTTGAGCTGTCTGAAAAAGATAAGAATCACAGATTTTAATATGAATAGTGTGCCAGGAATGTTCAGTTTCAAGATGCTCGTAGAATTGAATCTTAGTAGATGTCCAAACCTTCATGAGTTATGTCTTGCACATTTGAGTTGGCTGGAAAAACTTACAGTTCACCACTGTGATGATTTGAAAAA GAGCATAACAATTGATAGGTCTGTCAAGGTGAAATGTTTTGAGCTAAACGATTGTAAAAATTTGGAAACGGTTCCAGGAATATCATTCGAAATGATTCAAGTGCTAAAAATTTGTGGCTGTCCAGAGCTTAAGAATTTCCCCGTTATTTGTTGCCGAAGGTGCCTAGAGTTGATTATAATTGATGGATGTGGGAATCTCAAGTCCCTCACGTTGACTGATTGTGCTATTTTGAATGGAGTGTCTGGTAACCTCGATCTTGCTGGATTATCCAGATTGTCCATATCGGATTATCCAATGCTTAAATTGCTGCCATCGCTTGGGCATCTAATTTACCTTGAGGAAATTCGCATTCTCCGGTGCGCGAGTCTGCAAAATATGACTTTACCAGCGACTCTGAAGCGTCTTGAATTAAATTCTTGCAGAGAACTAAAAGTAACGTTAGGAATTTCTGTTCTTACAAAACTTACAGAGCTAAATATAAAAACGTGCCCCCAACTTCGGTTTGAATAA